A portion of the Oncorhynchus nerka isolate Pitt River linkage group LG27, Oner_Uvic_2.0, whole genome shotgun sequence genome contains these proteins:
- the LOC115111560 gene encoding leucine-rich repeat transmembrane neuronal protein 4-like, giving the protein MIPLLVQGWLLASPISERACPQSCRCDGKIVYCESNAFRDVPNNVSVGCQGLSLRYNSLVNLRASQFSGLSQLVWLYLDHNYINTVDSQAFHGVRRLKELILSSNKITQLQNNTFHTVPNLRNLDLSYNKLQALQPSQFQGMRKLLSLHLRSNSLKTVPMRVFQDLRNLEFLDLGYNRLRSLTRNAFAGLLKLIELHLEHNQFSKINFSHFPRLTNLRALYLQWNRIKSINQGLTWTWTSLQKLDLSGNELQVVDASTYQCLPNLQTLNLDSNKLRNMSQETVDAWISLTTISLAGNVWYCSPTICPLVAWLRNFKGNKETTMICAGPKEAQGEKVIDAVETFSICKVTPTTPFVSTTASLNIPSQPELLPLPTLSRVEEELTRSATTIPSPSGVSPTTPEQDFEYVSLHKIIAGCVALFLSVAIILLVIYVSWKRYPNSIKQLQQRSMVKKQRKNVRETESTLSSPLQEYYVDYKPANSATMDVLVNGTGPYTYTISGSRECEV; this is encoded by the coding sequence ATGATCCCATTGTTGGTGCAGGGCTGGCTGCTAGCGTCTCCAATCAGTGAGCGAGCCTGTCCTCAAAGCTGTAGATGTGATGGGAAAATAGTATACTGTGAGTCCAATGCCTTCCGGGATGTGCCAAACAATGTGTCTGTGGGATGCCAGGGCCTCTCTCTGCGCTACAACAGTTTAGTGAATCTCAGAGCTAGTCAGTTCTCAGGCCTCAGTCAGCTTGTTTGGCTTTATCTCGACCACAACtacattaacacagtggacaGCCAAGCCTTCCATGGGGTACGGAGGCTCAAGGAGTTGATTCTCAGCTCTAACAAGATCACACAGCTACAAAACAACACTTTCCATACTGTCCCTAACTTACGCAATCTTGACCTTTCTTACAACAAGCTGCAGGCCCTCCAGCCCAGTCAATTTCAGGGCATGCGGAAGTTGCTTAGTCTCCACTTGCGGTCTAACTCCCTGAAAACTGTCCCAATGCGTGTTTTTCAGGATTTGCGCAATTTGGAGTTCCTTGATCTAGGCTACAATCGATTGCGAAGCCTGACTCGAAATGCTTTTGCTGGGCTGCTCAAGTTGATCGAGCTTCATTTGGAACACAATCAATTCTCAAAGATCAACTTCTCTCACTTTCCCCGCCTCACCAACCTGCGGGCACTCTATTTACAATGGAACCGAATTAAGTCAATAAACCAGGGTCTAACCTGGACGTGGACGTCCTTGCAAAAACTGGACCTTTCTGGAAATGAACTGCAAGTTGTGGATGCCAGTACGTACCAATGTCTCCCCAACCTACAGACTCTGAACTTGGACTCCAATAAGCTTCGCAACATGTCCCAGGAGACAGTGGATGCCTGGATCTCCCTCACCACCATCAGCCTAGCTGGTAATGTGTGGTACTGTAGCCCTACCATCTGCCCCTTAGTGGCCTGGCTGAGGAACTTCAAGGGGAACAAGGAGACCACTATGATTTGTGCTGGGCCTAAGGAGGCCCAAGGAGAGAAAGTGATCGATGCAGTAGAGACATTTAGTATCTGTAAGGTCACTCCCACCACCCCTTTTGTCTCAACCACAGCCTCCCTCAACATCCCATCTCAGCCTGAGCTCCTGCCCCTTCCCACGTTGTCTCGGGTTGAAGAGGAGTTGACTCGCAGTGCTACGACCATTCCGTCTCCTTCAGGGGTCTCCCCTACCACCCCAGAGCAAGACTTTGAGTATGTGTCTCTCCATAAGATTATTGCTGGCTGTGTGGCACTTTTCCTGTCGGTGGCTATAATTCTCCTGGTTATTTATGTGTCCTGGAAGCGCTACCCCAACAGCATTAAGCAACTCCAGCAGCGCTCCATGGTCAAAAAGCAGCGAAAGAATGTGCGGGAAACAGAAAGCACTCTCAGCTCACCTCTGCAAGAGTATTATGTGGACTACAAACCTGCAAACTCTGCAACTATGGATGTGCTGGTTAATGGGACTGGACCCTACACATACACAATCTCAGGCTCCAGAGAATGTGAGGTATGA